Proteins from a genomic interval of bacterium:
- a CDS encoding lysylphosphatidylglycerol synthase domain-containing protein: protein MRSVLTGWLLKSAVALALCVWLLGRLDAPGLVRAVGDMSFLHLASALLLLVPNLAFQAIKWGLLVRAQLPRATGGRIVLSFLAGTALGTLTPGRLGEHARAACFGGRRTELAALSLLDKFSSAAVTSLFGALGLLLLPRWDLSIFGRAAPLVLLLLGLYAAAVLVWTLAGLALLLAPARVTGLLGRLPWLAARERFARVHGAMLLVRRPRRLGLLAAALAFYLTFITQFVLLARGLGLDSTLAPAAAAGTMFLKSLFPISLGDLGVRELFAANLFASIGGAPELAVTAAFLLFVINVLLPSLAGSWAALALRPWGGREDR, encoded by the coding sequence ATGAGGTCCGTCCTCACCGGCTGGTTGCTCAAGTCGGCCGTGGCGCTGGCGCTCTGCGTCTGGCTGCTCGGCCGCCTGGACGCCCCCGGTCTGGTCCGGGCCGTGGGGGACATGTCCTTCCTCCACCTGGCCAGCGCCCTGCTGCTGCTGGTGCCCAACCTGGCCTTCCAGGCCATCAAGTGGGGCCTGCTGGTCAGGGCCCAACTGCCGCGGGCGACCGGGGGACGCATCGTGCTCTCCTTCCTGGCGGGCACGGCCCTGGGCACCCTGACACCGGGCCGCCTGGGCGAGCACGCCCGCGCCGCCTGTTTCGGGGGCCGCCGGACGGAACTGGCCGCCCTCTCCCTGCTCGACAAGTTCAGCTCCGCCGCCGTCACCAGCCTGTTCGGCGCCCTGGGCCTGCTCCTGCTGCCGCGCTGGGACCTCAGCATCTTCGGCCGGGCGGCGCCGCTCGTGCTGCTGTTGTTGGGCCTTTACGCCGCCGCCGTCCTCGTCTGGACCCTGGCCGGCCTGGCCCTGCTCCTGGCTCCGGCCCGCGTCACCGGCCTGCTGGGCCGCCTGCCCTGGCTGGCCGCCCGGGAGCGCTTCGCCCGGGTCCACGGCGCCATGCTGCTGGTGCGCCGTCCGCGCCGCCTGGGCCTCCTCGCCGCGGCGCTGGCCTTCTACCTCACCTTCATCACACAGTTCGTCCTGCTCGCCCGCGGCCTGGGGCTGGATTCGACGCTGGCGCCCGCCGCCGCCGCCGGCACCATGTTCCTCAAGAGCCTCTTCCCCATCAGCCTGGGCGACCTGGGAGTGCGCGAACTCTTCGCCGCCAACCTCTTCGCCAGCATCGGCGGCGCCCCCGAACTGGCCGTGACAGCGGCCTTCCTCCTCTTCGTCATCAACGTGCTGCTCCCCTCCCTGGCCGGCAGCTGGGCGGCCCTGGCCCTGCGCCCCTGGGGCGGAAGGGAGGACAGGTGA